A stretch of the Malus domestica chromosome 08, GDT2T_hap1 genome encodes the following:
- the LOC103441535 gene encoding two-component response regulator ORR10-like, whose protein sequence is MSSVSLKMEVVVKSDVADPKQQQQLLQNQHFHVLAVDDSLLDRKLLERLLRGSSYEVTCVDSGDEALKYLGLLEDLNRSTATSSSSSSPQSSDVPEGSKAINLIMTDFCMPGMSGYDLLKRVKGSSWKDVPVVVMSSENVPSRISMCLEEGAEEFLLKPLQLSDLKKLRPYLLKSLQHYYSSNHNEAGGENDQNDQTKSATEMNHVKGTTVNSNSISKRKAQTISERSRPKMKGLGVLGPNNIREIKAQDEGTRCSRPKQYQRDQGPR, encoded by the exons ATGTCATCAGTTAGTCTGAAAATGGAGGTGGTGGTGAAGTCAGATGTTGCAGACCCCAAACAACAACAGCAGCTGCTGCAGAACCAACATTTCCATGTATTGGCTGTAGATGACAGCCTTTTGGACAGGAAACTCCTGGAGAGGCTCCTTAGAGGTTCTTCATATGAAG TGACTTGTGTGGATTCTGGGGATGAAGCACTAAAATATCTGGGTTTGCTTGAAGACCTAAACCGAAGTACTGCAACTTCCTCTTCATCCAGCTCCCCTCAGTCATCAGATGTACCAGAG GGATCAAAAGCCATCAACTTGATCATGACGGACTTCTGTATGCCCGGAATGAGCGGCTATGATTTGCTGAAACGCGTCAAG GGATCTTCTTGGAAGGACGTACCAGTCGTGGTCATGTCATCAGAGAATGTTCCTTCAAGAATCAGCAT GTGCTTGGAAGAAGGGGCAGAGGAGTTTCTGTTGAAGCCACTCCAGTTGTCAGATCTGAAGAAGCTTCGGCCTTACCTGCTCAAATCCCTCCAACATTATTATTCTTCTAACCACAATGAGGCTGGTGGTGAAAATGACCAAAACGACCAAACCAAAAGCGCTACTGAGATGAATCATGTGAAGGGCACTACCGTCAACAGCAATAGTATTAGCAAGAGGAAGGCCCAAACAATATCAGAGAGATCAAGGCCCAAGATGAAGGGATTAGGTGTTCTAGGCCCAAACAATATAAGAGAGATCAAGGCCCAAGATGAAGGGACTAGGTGTTCTAGGCCCAAACAGTATCAGAGAGATCAAGGCCCAAGATGA